The stretch of DNA AACCATTTCTCGAACAATTTCAGTGTTCAATTTTATTCATTCTATCACATCTAGattttgaaatgaaaaattagaGACAAgactataataaaaatacctTTCTTCAGATAGTACTAGAAAAGGATGGATTTTATTAATCAATAATACAGGTCAATAATTCTAACAATATTGTGTAGCCGTTCAAACATTTACAGGACGCATTTTATTACCATAAAACAATGAATGTGATCGGAACTATGAGGAATTATACATTCAGAATATGtatatttgtatttatacttaATTGCACATCATTAGATTCATTCAGAATACTCACTTATCTTTCATTTAAAATAACACAGTAAGAAATTAATACTAAATAAGTGGGGTAACAAGTGAGATAACATATTTTTGGTGTTATACTATCAATATTCATTACTGCAATATATTAATCTGATATCATTTTACAACGTATTTCCTACGTAGATAAACAAAAACTCTTTTTATCATATATTAGTATCTTACGTGCACCTCCTCCTTCTGCGTTTGTGTTTCGTAATCTATGCATTTTTCTGTTAAACTGTGGGATAATATATACCATTCTCGATAACGttacaataatttataattggATAACTCACGCATTTTACATTGCTTCTTTGTTTTTAATAGTAATAAGTATTATGCAGCCTTCGCTTTTTCTCTAACTTATGCATCTAATTTGTTTAATACATGATAAAGTTACTTCAGCGATTTCACTTTTGAAATATTAATCATCTTAAGACACGAAAAAATGTCATTCCATTTGGTCCAGCAATAACTGCACATTGATAAGGTGTTAACAATTCTAGCAGTTGCTGTTACACACTATCAtctgtttaaaaataaaaaataaagaaatcttTCATTATTGAAATCTTATATTTTACACAGTACATAAAAAATACTTACCATGATACCACCACTTTGTCAACTTTGGATTCTTATTACAAGTTGTCACATAAAATGAATTATCTGGTGGCCTCTTCTACAATGAAAACAACAATTTTGATTGTTTACccccaaaatataaaaaaaaaacaattttttacctTTTCTTTACAACTGCTTAACATTGATATAATACTTAAACAAACACTTTGCACGCTCAGAGCTGGAGACCAGTCATCGGTCAATATAGATAGGCaaatatgaccattactataaacATGTGGATGTACAGGTATATTTCCACCTATGAAAGTTACTTCTGGCGAATCAAATGGATATTTAGAACTAAATTTAAACTGCAGTTGAAATCGTTCTCCTTCATATAAGGTGCCCTTTGCACCTTCCATGTGAACGATCCATTGTGTTAAATTTTGTCCAgctagatctccatccacacgtACACCTGGTGGTGGCTCACGTATTAAAGACATCAATTCCTTCTGCAACCTCCGctacaataatatttaaaaataaagtatCATTAGATGCTAATAAAAATATATGCAGTTCAAGTGTCTTA from Calliopsis andreniformis isolate RMS-2024a chromosome 2, iyCalAndr_principal, whole genome shotgun sequence encodes:
- the LOC143188235 gene encoding ubiquitin-conjugating enzyme E2 W, coding for MESNITTMAAMSPSKRRLQKELMSLIREPPPGVRVDGDLAGQNLTQWIVHMEGAKGTLYEGERFQLQFKFSSKYPFDSPEVTFIGGNIPVHPHVYSNGHICLSILTDDWSPALSVQSVCLSIISMLSSCKEKKRPPDNSFYVTTCNKNPKLTKWWYHDDSV